The Salvia miltiorrhiza cultivar Shanhuang (shh) chromosome 1, IMPLAD_Smil_shh, whole genome shotgun sequence genome has a window encoding:
- the LOC130988333 gene encoding uncharacterized protein LOC130988333 — translation MIIQGCSSQPISARNCFSNLFLLPNPNKYSFKKRITTSKHELDVNYRLKPPSTNFRIQALETEANKLDGAIAEGLRTKSQYDHLIWPSPNDEVPFWKREFPSWDISNSDHVDIQKDSDPMHIIHVTAEMAPIAKVGGLGDVVTGLARACLMRGHTVEVFLPFYECINKQHIKELTLTSTYDSYHDGSWIPTNVYRGVVFDIPVVFIEPSNHFFKGQSVYGGSYNELEAYLFFSRACLEWLQVSATQPDIVHVHEWQTAGLPLLYWDMYQYLSLQNPRIVLTIHNMEHYGECRQEQLSKCGLDGSIYATVEKAMDDRTIGHNPERLSLLKGGIVYSNAVVTVSPTYLNETLCSGWLAATLIRHRDKYFGILNGIDTAIWNPATDAFLPAKFDANKMEGKKICKLFVQRGLGLPPEARDSAKVPLVVCITRLVAQKGLHLITNAIRHVEALGGQMVILGTAPDARVGSEFEGLAQLHNEGPSIRILLMYSEELSHMLYAAADIVLVPSIYEPCGLSQMIGMRYGAVPLVRKTGGLADTVFDMDNQSHFEIANGFVFEGIDEGSLNCALDRAFSFYREKPDEWRATVKKVLQMDNSWNNAAGKYIDVYNSVRVRHN, via the exons ATGATCATCCAAGGTTGTTCGTCACAGCCCATTTCAGCAAGAAACTGCTTCTCCAACTTGTTTTTGTTGCCAAATCCGAACAAATATAGTTTCAAGAAGAGGATTACAACATCGAAGCATGAATTGGATGTCAACTATCGTTTGAAGCCACCGTCGACAAATTTCAGGATTCAAGCATTAGAAACAGAAGCCAACAAG CTGGATGGTGCAATAGCAGAAGGTTTGAGAACAAAGTCGCAGTATGATCATCTTATATGGCCTTCTCCGAATGATGAAGTTCCATTCTGGAAGAGAGAGTTTCCGTCTTGGGACATCAGCAACAGCGACCATGTTGACATCCAGAAGGATTCCGACCCTATGCATATTATTCATGTCACAGCTGAAATGGCACCCATTGCTAAGGTAGGAGGTCTTGGCGATGTTGTGACTGGGCTAGCCCGTGCATGTTTGATGCGTGGCCATACAGTGGAAGTCTTTCTACCATTCTATGAATGTATCAACAAACAGCATATCAAAGAACTAACATTGACCAGTACGTATGACTCGTATCATGATGGGAGCTGGATCCCCACTAACGTCTATCGTGGAGTAGTTTTTGACATTCCAGTGGTATTTATCGAACCATCCAACCACTTCTTCAAGGGACAAAGCGTGTATGGAGGTTCATACAATGAACTGGAAGCatatttattctttagccgTGCCTGCCTCGAATGGCTGCAG GTCTCTGCAACTCAGCCTGACATTGTTCATGTCCATGAATGGCAGACTGCTGGTTTGCCATTGCTCTACTGGGATATGTATCAGTATCTTTCCCTTCAG AATCCGCGAATTGTGTTGACAATCCATAATATGGAGCACTATGGAGAATGCAG GCAAGAGCAATTGAGCAAGTGCGGTCTTGATGGATCTATATATGCGACTGTAGAGAAG GCTATGGATGATAGAACTATTGGGCACAACCCTGAGAGATTAAGTTTGCTGAAAGGAGGCATTGTCTACAGCAATGCTGTAGT TACAGTATCTCCAACATATCTCAATGAAACACTTTGCTCGGGATGGCTTGCTGCAACACTGATACGACATCGTGACAA GTACTTCGGTATTTTGAACGGAATAGATACTGCAATTTGGAACCCTGCAACAGATGCATTCTTGCCTGCTAAGTTTGAtg CTAACAAAATGGAAGGGAAAAAGATCTGCAAGCTTTTTGTGCAAAGAGGGCTTGGTTTGCCTCCAGAAGCACGGGACTCTGCTAAGGTGCCCCTGGTGGTCTGCATCACTAGATTAGTTGCTCAGAAAGGTCTTCATTTGATTACTAATGCAATCAGACATGTAGAAGCCCTC GGTGGACAAATGGTTATTTTGGGGACTGCTCCAGATGCTCGAGTTGGAAGCGAATTTGAAGGTCTTGCCCAGCTG CATAACGAAGGTCCCAGCATTCGGATTCTTCTGATGTATAG CGAGGAGCTGTCCCACATGCTCTATGCAGCTGCGGACATTGTGTTGGTTCCATCTATATATGAGCCATGTGGACTTTCTCAGATGATTGGGATGCGCTACGGAGCG GTTCCCCTGGTCAGAAAGACTGGTGGTCTTGCAGACACAGTTTTCGACATGGATAATCAGTCTCATTTTGAGATTGCAAATGG CTTTGTCTTCGAAGGGATCGATGAAGGATCCTTGAACTGTGCTCTGGATCGTGCATTTTCTTTTTACCGAGAGA AGCCTGATGAATGGAGGGCCACAGTGAAGAAGGTTTTGCAGATGGATAATAGCTGGAACAATGCAGCAGGGAAGTATATTGACGTCTATAACAGTGTGAGAGTCAgacataattga